Part of the Numida meleagris isolate 19003 breed g44 Domestic line chromosome 26, NumMel1.0, whole genome shotgun sequence genome is shown below.
CCGTGGATCCCAGTCTGGAGATCGGCTCACCTGGTTCATCATGTTTCAGAATGTGAGTGGGTTCTTCCTGCACCcagtggggctggaggtgctggtggACCACAGCAGCCTGGATCTGGCACAGTGGGCAGTCCACAGGGTCTTCTACAATGGGCAGTACTACAGGGACATGTCTGAGCTGGAGAGCATGTATGTGCAGGGTGGTGTCCACGTGGAGAAGGTGAGAAGAGCACCGCAGGATGGGGACTTCTCATCCATGAGGCCCCGAGCGCCAGTGGCTGCAGCATTCCCTTTGCAGTATGAGCCCCAGGGGCCACGGTACAGTATCAGGAGCAACCACATCGTCTTCCAGGCCTGGAGCTTTGCCTTTGGAATGAGTGTGACAACAGGCATGCGCCTGTTTGACATCCGATACAATGGGGAGAGGGTTGTGTACGAGATGAGCGTGCAGGAGGCACTGTCGGTGTATGGCTCCAACTGCCCTGGGGGGATGTCCACCCGCTACATGGACAGCAGCTTTGGCATCGGGCGCTATGCCTCACCCCTGGTGCGTGGGGTCGACTGCCCATACATGGCCACCTATGTTGACGCGCACACCCTTCGTGAGGGcctgagctccagcaggaaGGTGGCGGCCCTCTGTATCTTTGAGCAGAACCTGGGCTCCCCTCTGCGGCGCCACTACTCCAACTTACAGTCATTGTACTATGGTGGAATGGTCAACTCCGCACTGGTCCTTAGGTCCATCACCACTGTGGGTAACTACGACTATGTCTGGGACTTTGTCTTCTACCAGAACGGGGCCATCGAAGGCAAAGTCCAGGCCACAGGGTACACGAGCTCATCCTTTTTCCATGGGAATGGTTTGCAGTATGGCAATAGAGTTTGGGAGCATACCTTGGGTACAATTCACACCCATTTCGTGAACTATAAAGTGGACTTGGATGTGGGAGGTAGGTCTTGTCTCTCTTTGATTTATGCCATTACAGTGGGGAATGCCTTAGCTCTGGAGAGGGATTGCCTCCTGGTCTGTAGAGTCTGCCGTCAGGTCGctgctttttccctctctcaaCCTTaaattgcaaaattatttttctgtatgtataGATGTCTGTCCATGTAATGGAGTTGGAGGCAGAGGAAATTGACTAGGAGCTTTGTATTCATCCTAGGGAAAGTATGAAAAGTAGCAGCTGCAAAACATCTGTGTTTCCTTGAGGCCCTGTGTCTGGCACGGCGCATATTGCCAAAAGCATGGTGAGGCAGACAGGGCAGGCACAGCCCTGTCTGCAGCACCAGAGGTGTGAACTGGCTCCTGCAATGACAGGTGCTACTCCTGGCATCCCCTCATGCCTAGGGGAAATCTGTGCTCCCCTGCGCAATGAGCAACGCTGGTGGACTGCCCTTCTGCAGATTGATCCCTGCATCGCTTTCAAGGAATTCTGTGTAACTGGATCCTAAGCCTCTGTCTGCTGAGCTGTTGCAGTGAACCAGAGAATTCCCCCCTCCTGCATGGGGGCATGGGTCCCTGTGGGAGCTCTCTGCTTCAGTGAAGGGCTGAGGGCTTCCCTGCGGTGCACAGGCTGAGCGCATGGGGTTTATTTCCCCTCCCAGGCTGATCCAAATTCTGCAAGTCAGGAAGGCACTAGGGCTGCACTGGAACAGAGGGCACCAGCTGGTGGTGTTGGATGTCTGTCATTGAAACCCACTCCTTTAAAAGGGGCAGGGGATGTTTTACATCCACAGAGAACCAGCAGGATCCACCAGGAGGTTGTGGGCTGCCTGTGCCcaagcccagcagcagtgcagctccatGACCCATGTTGAGCTGGGGCAGGTGTGGCACATGTTCCCTGcatgcagtggggctgtgcctgctgcatcCTACTGCTTCATGCAGCCTTGAGCaatgctgctgccagcatcaTGGTCAAAAACAGAGCTGACTCTGATCCCCTTTCTGTGAACAAGGCTTTAGAGCATGCTAAAGCAGCTAAAGGTCCGTTTACGTGGCTGCTGTGCCTCTGGGTTCCTTCCTTTGTTTGCACACCTGGTGCCCTGGCTGGAAAGCAGTGGAGAAGAGTTGTGTCaagccccaggaaagggaaagaaagtgCTTGTCCTGAGCACCAGGACTAGAGGCAACGCAAGGTGCCTGAGGGGTCCTCCTACCCCATGTCCTGCAGCACAAGCATAACATCCCCTACACAAGGCCTGCTGTGAGGCAGCTGTGGGACCTGGAGGGAAAAGGGACTGGAagtgagacagaaaacagaagatccTAAATTAATGTGGTGGTGGAAAATTGATATGGTGCTACAAGACTTCATCTTCTACCAGAATGAGGTCATTGAAGCCAAAGTCCAGGCCATGGGGTACATGagctcctctttttttccatgaagatgGTACAGTAGTAGGGTTTAGGAGCACATTTTGGGTGCAATATGCACTTGTCCCATCAACTTTAAAATAGGCTTGGATGTAGGAGGTAGGTCTGGGTCTTGTCTCTCTTTTGTGCACTGCGTGAGTTCTTACAGGCTCCCCAAACTCTGTACTTTGTGGTCTTTATGCTAGTTTTCCTTTCCACATGTGAGGTAGGTGATGTGCTCTCATAGAGTGcgttaattttttcttcctctacaGCTTAAGCCTCAGTCTGTCCTTGTGCTCCTGTTGAAATTTTATATGCTGCAAGCTACCACCATGtatttaacatttgtttttttttctcattgagAAACACCTAGAAACTTAATAACTGTTCTATGTCCTTTTAGAATGATTTGAGAGTCCTTCtgcacaataaaaaaaaaaaaaaaaagggagggattgcaaaactgcagaaataggGAAAAGGCAGGTGGAATCTCAGACTGTCACTGGAAGGGGAGGTATGGAGTCAGAAGTCTTTGTCCATATCATTAAAAGGATGAGAACAAGCACGGCAGTGGCTGCATGAGTCCATTTCTATAGATCTCCAGTCTCTGGTGCTGACTTCACATGCAGTGCTGGGGCTTGGTCGCAAAGCTCTGGTCAAGCCTTGCAGGTGCTGGAGGCTAGCAGAAGTTTGCTGCTGGGGTTCTTCATCAGGTCTTGGCAATCCTATCCCCAGATTTCTCTGCTCTTGTGCTGCTCCTGTTGCTGTGAGCCCTTGGCTGTTGTATCATCTTTGTGGAAAGACCAGAACTGCTCCATTTTTGTAATGTGCAGATGTGCTCAGAGCCTGTGCTCTCTCTGATGCAGCCTTGCAGGATGCATTCTGATTAGTAGAAACACAGTGCTTAGGCTGTCAGCTGCTTGGGTTAGCCAGATAGGGCTCACACTGGTTCTTCTGCCCTTGGAGGCATTCCTTTTCTGCTCTCTCACCAAGGGTGAGAGTCCACAGGAATGGCAGTATATGATACAGTGCTGTGTTTCATGGGCTAAACAAACATGCACCATAGAGCATGGCATGCCATTGTGCTGCAGTAGAACCAGGGAGCAATAGTTGCTCTTGCCCTGCAGGTGGTGGTGCTTGGAGCCTGGGGTGAAGGAAGGGTCAATGGAAAGAGTGGGATCTGACTGCAGGAAAGTtcctcagctgctttgctttgtcctTGTAGAGGTGAAAAACTCTTTGGTGGCCCATGACATGGCATTTGAGATGGCACAGGCACCCTGGAACCCAGAGCAGCAGATTGAGCGTCCACGGCTCACTGAGAAGGTCCTGGACACGGAGGACCAGGCTGCCTTCCGGCTCCACTCCACGATGCCCAGATACATCTACTTTgcaaccaaccaaaaaaacaagTGGGGCCACCAGCGTGGCTACAGGATCCAAATCATCAGCTTTGCAGGGGATCACATTCCCGAAGCCAGTTCCATGGAGAGGGCCATCAGCTGGGCAAGGTCAGACTGCTCTGATGGGGACACTGGGTACTCTGCAATGCCTCCAGCCTCACT
Proteins encoded:
- the LOC110388556 gene encoding membrane primary amine oxidase-like isoform X4, with product MNMKTVLVLLLLALATIFALVCVLLTRARAPSTCQQQPPAQEEADDSHSRVFADLTPEELAQVVQYLRGSLGVPLADAAHAKPSDNCIASVDVQLPAKAEVLRFLDAGGARPSREALAVLYFGAQAEPNVTEYVVGPLPAPTYHRDITVQKYGGKVPYHRRPTLPAEYKQIADFFKKQVFPAAPSFMHQVMEYDGASLAAVTTAPRGSQSGDRLTWFIMFQNVSGFFLHPVGLEVLVDHSSLDLAQWAVHRVFYNGQYYRDMSELESMYVQGGVHVEKVRRAPQDGDFSSMRPRAPVAAAFPLQYEPQGPRYSIRSNHIVFQAWSFAFGMSVTTGMRLFDIRYNGERVVYEMSVQEALSVYGSNCPGGMSTRYMDSSFGIGRYASPLVRGVDCPYMATYVDAHTLREGLSSSRKVAALCIFEQNLGSPLRRHYSNLQSLYYGGMVNSALVLRSITTVGNYDYVWDFVFYQNGAIEGKVQATGYTSSSFFHGNGLQYGNRVWEHTLGTIHTHFVNYKVDLDVGEVKNSLVAHDMAFEMAQAPWNPEQQIERPRLTEKVLDTEDQAAFRLHSTMPRYIYFATNQKNKWGHQRGYRIQIISFAGDHIPEASSMERAISWARYKLAVTRRKEEEPTSTSVYNQNDPWTPTVTFADFINNETITNEDLVAWITAGFLHIPHSEDIPNTLTVGNSVGFLLRPYNYYDLDPSIYSPDGVFFTSEQDFMACEVNPITCLSQTASCLPSLPPFTYDGFQNISRL